Proteins from a single region of Ensifer adhaerens:
- a CDS encoding DUF1345 domain-containing protein — translation MTATTTKLRHWPFYTAILCALASVPVLWFIARRFALEGAAITFFCVYLVMCWRRLRMMTGRHLKTHARNTDEPEVVILLVTFGAAASSLVSLFFALNGEKTGSALALGLAFASVVLGWATIHMMAAMHYAHIYWVPAANAQTPEPARGLDFPETPEPGGFDFLYFSFVIGMTAQTSDVAITTTAMRRINLMHAIVSFFFNTVLVAAAVNAAVQLAG, via the coding sequence ATGACAGCGACGACGACGAAGCTCAGGCACTGGCCCTTCTACACCGCCATTCTTTGCGCGCTCGCGAGCGTGCCCGTTCTCTGGTTCATTGCGCGACGCTTCGCACTTGAAGGCGCTGCGATTACCTTCTTCTGCGTCTACCTCGTCATGTGCTGGCGGCGACTGCGGATGATGACCGGCCGACACCTGAAGACCCATGCCAGAAATACCGACGAGCCTGAGGTCGTCATCCTGCTTGTGACATTCGGGGCGGCTGCGAGTTCGCTTGTGTCTTTGTTCTTCGCCCTCAACGGCGAGAAGACGGGATCGGCGCTGGCGCTCGGCCTCGCCTTTGCCTCGGTCGTGCTCGGCTGGGCGACGATCCACATGATGGCGGCTATGCACTATGCACACATATACTGGGTGCCGGCCGCGAATGCGCAGACTCCGGAGCCGGCACGCGGCCTGGACTTTCCCGAGACCCCTGAACCCGGCGGCTTTGATTTCCTCTATTTTTCCTTCGTCATCGGCATGACCGCGCAGACCTCCGATGTCGCCATCACCACGACGGCCATGCGGCGCATCAACCTGATGCACGCCATCGTTTCGTTCTTCTTCAACACCGTGCTCGTTGCCGCCGCCGTCAATGCGGCCGTACAGCTTGCCGGCTGA
- a CDS encoding YaiI/YqxD family protein gives MIYVDADACPVKAEILKVAERHRIEVTFVANSGLRPSRDPMVHNVIVSAGFDAADNWIAERAHEGDIVVTADVPLAVRCVAAGALVTGPSGRIFDKGNIGMASAMRDLGQHLRETGESKGYNAAFTQRDRSAFLETLDRLARQAKK, from the coding sequence ATGATCTATGTCGACGCCGATGCCTGCCCGGTGAAAGCGGAAATCCTGAAAGTCGCCGAGCGCCACCGGATCGAGGTGACCTTCGTCGCCAATTCGGGCCTGCGCCCCTCGCGCGATCCGATGGTGCACAACGTCATCGTCTCGGCGGGATTCGATGCGGCGGACAACTGGATCGCCGAGCGGGCGCATGAGGGCGATATCGTCGTCACCGCCGATGTGCCGTTGGCTGTGCGCTGCGTTGCCGCCGGCGCGCTTGTTACCGGCCCTTCCGGACGCATCTTCGACAAGGGCAATATCGGCATGGCCTCTGCCATGCGTGACCTTGGCCAACATCTGCGCGAAACCGGTGAAAGCAAGGGCTACAACGCCGCCTTCACGCAGCGCGATCGCTCCGCCTTCCTCGAAACGCTTGACCGACTCGCGCGGCAGGCGAAAAAGTGA
- a CDS encoding S-(hydroxymethyl)glutathione dehydrogenase/class III alcohol dehydrogenase, whose amino-acid sequence MDVRAAVAVQAGKPLEVMTVQLEGPRAGEVLIEVRATGICHTDDFTLSGADPEGLFPAILGHEGAGIVVDVGPGVTSVKKGDHVIPLYTPECRSCPSCLSRKTNLCTAIRSTQGQGLMPDGTSRFSIGKDKIHHYMGCSTFANYTVLPEIAVAKVNPDAPFDKICYIGCGVTTGIGAVINTAKVEMGATAIVFGLGGIGLNVIQGLRLAGADMIIGVDLNNDKKAWGERFGMTHFVNPKEVGDDIVPYLVNMTKRGADQIGGADYTFDCTGNTKVMRQALEASHRGWGKSVVIGVAGAGQEISTRPFQLVTGRSWMGTAFGGARGRTDVPKIVDWYMEGKIEIDPMITHTMPLEDINRGFELMHSGESIRSVVLY is encoded by the coding sequence ATGGATGTACGCGCCGCCGTTGCCGTTCAGGCAGGCAAGCCGCTCGAAGTCATGACGGTTCAGCTCGAAGGCCCGCGGGCCGGCGAAGTGCTGATCGAGGTCAGGGCCACCGGCATCTGCCACACCGACGACTTCACGCTGTCGGGCGCCGACCCGGAAGGCCTGTTTCCGGCGATCCTCGGCCATGAAGGCGCCGGCATCGTCGTCGACGTCGGTCCGGGCGTCACCTCGGTGAAGAAGGGCGATCATGTCATTCCGCTCTATACGCCCGAATGCCGCTCCTGCCCGTCGTGCCTGTCGCGCAAGACGAATCTCTGCACCGCCATCCGCTCGACGCAAGGTCAGGGCCTGATGCCGGACGGCACCTCGCGCTTCTCGATCGGCAAGGACAAGATCCACCACTACATGGGCTGCTCGACCTTTGCCAACTACACGGTGCTGCCGGAAATCGCCGTTGCCAAGGTCAACCCGGACGCCCCCTTCGACAAGATCTGCTACATCGGCTGCGGCGTCACCACCGGCATTGGCGCGGTCATCAACACCGCCAAGGTGGAGATGGGCGCAACCGCGATCGTCTTCGGTCTCGGCGGCATCGGCCTCAACGTCATCCAGGGCCTGCGTCTGGCCGGCGCCGACATGATCATCGGTGTCGACCTCAACAACGACAAGAAGGCCTGGGGCGAGCGCTTCGGCATGACCCACTTCGTCAACCCGAAGGAAGTCGGCGACGATATCGTGCCCTATCTCGTCAACATGACCAAGCGCGGCGCCGACCAGATCGGCGGCGCCGACTACACCTTCGACTGCACCGGCAACACCAAGGTGATGCGCCAGGCGCTTGAAGCCTCGCACCGCGGCTGGGGCAAGTCGGTGGTCATCGGCGTTGCCGGCGCCGGCCAGGAGATCTCCACCCGGCCGTTCCAGTTGGTCACCGGCCGCAGCTGGATGGGCACGGCGTTTGGCGGCGCCCGCGGCCGCACCGACGTGCCGAAGATCGTCGACTGGTACATGGAGGGCAAGATCGAGATCGATCCGATGATCACCCACACGATGCCGCTCGAGGACATCAACAGGGGCTTCGAACTGATGCACTCCGGCGAAAGCATTCGCTCGGTCGTACTCTACTGA
- a CDS encoding helix-turn-helix domain-containing protein encodes MRLSTETMIARLRDTSDGDTLGGRIWRARDAANLSAKDLADQLGVRTETVAAWERDRAEPRTNRLFMLAGVLGVTPAWLIAGLGRAPDADADEDKSDGLREQLALVKKLHEQTGKAIAALEIELNRVQQNIR; translated from the coding sequence ATGCGCTTGTCCACCGAAACGATGATTGCCCGCCTGCGCGACACCAGCGATGGTGACACGCTGGGAGGACGCATCTGGAGGGCCCGCGACGCCGCCAATCTCAGCGCGAAGGATCTTGCAGACCAGCTCGGCGTTCGCACAGAGACGGTCGCCGCCTGGGAACGTGATCGCGCCGAGCCGAGGACCAACCGGCTCTTCATGCTTGCCGGTGTGCTGGGCGTTACCCCGGCCTGGCTGATCGCCGGCCTCGGTCGCGCGCCGGATGCCGATGCTGACGAGGACAAGAGCGACGGCCTTCGCGAGCAGCTTGCACTGGTCAAGAAGCTGCACGAACAGACCGGCAAGGCCATTGCCGCACTTGAGATCGAACTCAATCGCGTTCAACAGAACATTCGATAA
- a CDS encoding DMT family transporter, giving the protein MTDARTAAAEPADTVMQGVAIMLFAMVILPGMDVIAKYMAVHEGMSPGQVTFYRFFFQLVATLPMLLGAGGLRALKPKRPWANLLRGVLLATAALFFFISVKYMPLADTFAIYFVEPFILTCLSAVFLKERVGWRRWLAIVVGFGGAMIVIQPSFAAFGLTALLPVACAFVFACYLLLNRAVGTGDSPLTMQTIAGIGGTLTMALIILIGNGMGSADFVPSLPKSPLGWVLVVILGALSGYGHLLVVKAFRAAPVSLLAPFHYFEIVTATALGYLIFGDFPSLSKWLGIAIIVGSGLFIIWRERVAGRRAAN; this is encoded by the coding sequence ATGACCGACGCCCGAACCGCGGCTGCCGAACCAGCCGATACTGTGATGCAAGGCGTCGCCATCATGCTTTTTGCGATGGTCATCCTGCCCGGCATGGACGTAATCGCGAAATACATGGCTGTCCATGAGGGCATGTCGCCCGGCCAGGTGACCTTCTACCGATTCTTCTTCCAGTTGGTGGCGACGTTGCCAATGCTGCTTGGCGCCGGCGGCCTCAGGGCACTGAAGCCGAAGCGGCCGTGGGCCAATCTGCTGCGCGGCGTGCTCTTGGCGACCGCGGCCTTGTTCTTCTTCATTTCCGTGAAATACATGCCGCTGGCCGATACCTTCGCCATCTATTTCGTCGAGCCTTTCATCCTGACCTGCCTTTCCGCCGTGTTTCTCAAGGAGAGGGTTGGTTGGCGGCGCTGGCTCGCCATCGTTGTCGGCTTTGGCGGAGCGATGATCGTCATCCAGCCGAGCTTTGCAGCTTTTGGCCTGACAGCCCTGCTGCCGGTGGCCTGCGCCTTCGTCTTTGCCTGCTATCTGCTTCTCAATCGCGCGGTCGGCACCGGCGACTCGCCGCTGACGATGCAGACCATCGCCGGCATCGGCGGTACGTTGACGATGGCGCTGATAATATTGATCGGCAACGGCATGGGCAGTGCGGACTTCGTGCCGTCGCTGCCGAAGTCGCCGCTCGGCTGGGTGCTGGTGGTCATCCTCGGCGCACTTTCCGGCTACGGCCACCTGCTCGTCGTCAAGGCCTTCCGCGCGGCACCCGTCTCGTTGCTGGCGCCATTCCACTATTTCGAGATCGTCACCGCCACGGCGCTCGGCTATCTCATCTTCGGAGATTTTCCGTCACTCTCGAAATGGCTTGGCATCGCCATCATCGTCGGCTCGGGCCTGTTCATCATCTGGCGCGAACGGGTGGCCGGGCGGCGGGCGGCGAACTGA
- the lipB gene encoding lipoyl(octanoyl) transferase LipB, translating into MQRENLSQDMFAPPESPPVRWRIASDLVDYPRAVELMEREAAAIAAGAADELVWLVEHPPLYTAGTSADVADLVMPDRFPVFATGRGGEYTYHGPGQRVVYVMLDLKRRKQDVRAFVAALESVVISTLDSMNVRGERREDRVGVWVRRPEKPVLPDGSMSEDKIAAIGIRLRKWVSFHGFALNVDPDLDHFGGIVPCGIRGYGVTSLVDLGLPVMMPDVDIRLREAFETVFGPTRTDAA; encoded by the coding sequence ATGCAGCGTGAAAATCTGAGCCAGGACATGTTCGCCCCCCCGGAATCACCGCCGGTTCGCTGGCGGATCGCTTCTGATCTGGTGGATTATCCACGGGCCGTCGAATTGATGGAGCGGGAAGCGGCTGCGATCGCTGCCGGCGCCGCGGATGAACTCGTCTGGCTGGTCGAACATCCCCCGCTGTACACGGCCGGCACCAGTGCCGATGTTGCCGACCTGGTGATGCCGGATCGCTTTCCGGTGTTCGCGACGGGTCGCGGTGGCGAATACACCTATCATGGCCCCGGCCAGCGCGTCGTTTACGTGATGCTCGATCTCAAGCGCCGGAAACAGGATGTGCGTGCCTTCGTCGCTGCACTCGAAAGCGTCGTCATCTCCACGCTCGATTCGATGAACGTGCGAGGTGAGCGTCGCGAAGATCGGGTCGGCGTCTGGGTTCGGCGCCCGGAAAAGCCCGTCCTGCCCGACGGCTCGATGTCGGAAGACAAGATCGCCGCGATTGGCATCCGCCTGCGCAAATGGGTGAGCTTCCACGGCTTTGCCCTCAACGTCGATCCGGACCTCGACCATTTCGGCGGCATCGTGCCCTGCGGCATTCGCGGCTATGGCGTCACCAGCCTCGTCGATCTCGGTCTGCCCGTGATGATGCCGGATGTCGATATTCGCCTGCGCGAAGCCTTCGAGACGGTGTTCGGCCCGACACGGACCGACGCGGCCTGA
- a CDS encoding serine hydrolase domain-containing protein — MGGDLKAIADAILNSAVSAADGVPGVVAIATDRRGDIYTGAAGKRMLGGDADMTADSVFGLFSMTKAITSTACLQLVEEGRLDLDAPARRYAPEIGKLQVIEGFDSSGNPKLRPPKRDITTRMLLLHTAGLGYDFFNETYARLARQHGQPSVITSSYASIQTPLLFDPGDDWEYGSNLDWAGQVVEGIAGKRLGEVMTERILQPLGMGDTGFALNPSMASRVVTLHQRGDAGRLLPLPDFRFPQEPEVQMGGHGLYSTATDYSKFIRMWLNDGVAPGGRVLKAETVEMAEKNGLGEKKIKKLPGVIPSLSHDAEFFPGMPKSWGLSFMINDEAAPTGRPAGALAWAGLANLYYWIDRQNGLGGLWATQILPFADPASIGGYLDFETAVYASSKR, encoded by the coding sequence TTGGGTGGCGATCTCAAGGCTATTGCCGATGCAATCCTCAATAGCGCCGTCAGCGCCGCTGATGGCGTGCCCGGCGTCGTCGCGATTGCAACAGATAGACGTGGCGATATCTACACGGGCGCAGCCGGAAAGCGCATGTTGGGCGGCGATGCGGACATGACGGCCGACAGCGTCTTCGGGCTCTTCTCGATGACGAAAGCGATCACTTCCACTGCCTGCCTGCAACTGGTTGAAGAGGGCAGGCTCGATCTCGATGCACCAGCCAGACGATACGCTCCCGAGATTGGCAAGCTGCAGGTGATTGAGGGCTTTGATTCCTCCGGGAACCCGAAGCTCCGCCCACCCAAGCGGGATATCACGACGCGCATGCTGCTTTTGCATACGGCTGGCCTTGGATACGACTTCTTTAATGAGACCTACGCCAGGTTGGCCCGCCAACATGGGCAACCGAGCGTGATCACGAGCTCCTATGCATCCATCCAAACTCCATTGCTGTTCGACCCAGGCGACGACTGGGAATATGGAAGCAACCTGGATTGGGCCGGACAGGTGGTGGAGGGCATAGCCGGCAAGCGACTGGGCGAGGTGATGACGGAGCGAATCCTCCAACCGCTCGGCATGGGCGATACCGGTTTCGCATTGAACCCATCGATGGCCTCACGCGTGGTCACGCTGCATCAGAGAGGCGACGCAGGGCGTTTGCTGCCTTTGCCTGATTTCCGGTTCCCCCAGGAACCCGAGGTTCAAATGGGTGGGCATGGCCTCTACTCGACGGCTACCGATTACTCAAAATTCATTCGCATGTGGCTCAACGACGGGGTGGCACCCGGTGGCCGCGTGCTGAAAGCCGAAACCGTCGAAATGGCGGAAAAGAACGGCCTTGGGGAAAAGAAGATCAAAAAGCTTCCCGGGGTGATACCGAGCCTTTCGCACGACGCGGAATTTTTCCCCGGAATGCCGAAATCCTGGGGCCTTAGCTTCATGATCAACGATGAAGCCGCGCCAACAGGTCGACCGGCCGGCGCGCTGGCTTGGGCTGGGCTTGCAAACCTCTATTACTGGATAGACCGCCAAAATGGTCTCGGCGGCCTATGGGCGACGCAGATACTGCCCTTTGCCGACCCAGCCTCGATCGGAGGCTACCTTGATTTTGAGACGGCGGTTTATGCCAGTTCTAAAAGGTAA
- a CDS encoding peptide deformylase — protein MATRPIVRFPNPLLSQKAETVTRFDAALGGLADDLLDTMRAAPGIGITAPHVGVLQRVTVIELDRESGVRVYVNPEIVWNSVEVMRHAEGSVSMPGVSEDIERPQTVRVRYQTLSGETVEEEAKGLMAICLQHEIDQLDGIFWTQRLSRLKRDRAIKKFEKLTREQARA, from the coding sequence ATGGCGACGCGTCCCATTGTCCGCTTTCCCAATCCGTTGCTGAGCCAGAAGGCGGAAACCGTCACCCGCTTTGATGCGGCGCTTGGGGGCCTTGCGGACGACCTTCTCGACACGATGCGAGCGGCGCCGGGTATCGGCATCACCGCTCCTCACGTCGGCGTCCTTCAAAGGGTGACGGTGATCGAGCTCGACCGGGAGAGCGGCGTCAGGGTTTACGTCAATCCTGAGATCGTCTGGAACTCCGTCGAAGTCATGAGACATGCGGAAGGCAGTGTTTCGATGCCTGGAGTTTCGGAGGACATCGAGCGACCGCAGACGGTGCGCGTTCGCTATCAAACCCTTTCAGGCGAAACGGTCGAAGAAGAAGCCAAAGGGCTGATGGCCATTTGCCTGCAACACGAAATCGACCAGCTCGATGGTATTTTCTGGACCCAACGCCTCTCGCGGCTGAAGCGCGATCGGGCGATCAAGAAATTCGAAAAGCTGACAAGGGAGCAGGCACGCGCCTAG
- the mgtE gene encoding magnesium transporter, with protein sequence MSNIGDDDSGIEDVKTFDGSDIYADDGSVRSDFLMHVGAAIADRDTIYLRQHVAGLHSSELGDLLEAIQPDQRLALVSLLGKEFDLSALTEVDEAIRLDIVEHLPNEQIAEAIGEMDSDDAVYILEDLDQEDQDEILAKLPFTERVRLRRSLDYPESTAGRRMQTEFVAVPPFWTVGQTIDYMREDEDLPESFTQIFVIDPTFKLLGAVDLDRVLRTKRSIKVDAIMHDTSHAIPAEMDQEEAAQLFEQYDLLSAAVVDDNGRLVGVLTIDDVVDVIQEEAEEDLLRLSGVGDEELSDSVAEASRSRVPWLFINSMTACISASVIGLFDATIQQIVALAILMPIVAGMGGNAGSQTMTITVRALATRGLDIHNAPRIIRREAGVGLLNGMIFGTLIGLLAGLWFQDPNIGGIIATAMLINMMAAALAGILVPLCLDRFGADPAVSSAVFVTAITDVTGFFSFLGIATWWFHVT encoded by the coding sequence ATGAGCAATATCGGCGACGACGACAGCGGTATCGAAGACGTCAAGACCTTTGACGGCTCGGACATCTATGCCGACGACGGTTCGGTTCGTTCCGATTTCCTCATGCATGTCGGCGCCGCGATCGCCGATCGCGATACGATTTATCTGCGCCAGCATGTTGCCGGCCTGCATTCGTCGGAACTTGGCGACCTGCTTGAAGCGATCCAGCCGGACCAGCGCCTGGCGCTCGTTTCGCTGCTCGGCAAGGAGTTCGACCTTTCGGCCTTGACCGAGGTCGACGAGGCAATCCGTCTCGATATCGTCGAGCATCTGCCGAACGAGCAGATCGCCGAAGCCATCGGCGAAATGGACTCGGACGACGCGGTCTACATTCTCGAGGATCTCGACCAGGAGGACCAGGACGAGATCCTGGCGAAGCTGCCGTTCACCGAACGTGTCCGTCTTCGCCGCTCGCTCGATTATCCAGAGAGCACGGCCGGCCGGCGCATGCAGACCGAGTTCGTGGCGGTTCCGCCGTTCTGGACCGTCGGCCAGACGATCGACTACATGCGAGAAGACGAGGATCTGCCCGAGAGCTTCACGCAGATCTTCGTCATCGATCCCACCTTCAAGCTGCTTGGCGCCGTGGACCTCGATCGCGTGCTGCGCACCAAACGCTCGATCAAGGTCGATGCCATCATGCACGACACGAGCCACGCCATTCCCGCCGAAATGGACCAGGAAGAGGCAGCACAGCTCTTCGAGCAATACGACCTTCTCTCCGCCGCCGTCGTCGACGACAACGGCCGGCTCGTCGGCGTCCTTACCATCGATGACGTCGTCGACGTCATCCAGGAAGAGGCCGAGGAAGACCTCTTGCGCCTGAGCGGCGTCGGCGACGAAGAACTGTCGGACTCGGTTGCGGAGGCATCCCGTTCGCGCGTCCCCTGGCTGTTCATCAATTCGATGACGGCCTGCATCTCCGCTTCGGTCATCGGCCTCTTCGATGCGACGATCCAGCAGATCGTGGCGCTTGCCATTCTGATGCCGATCGTCGCTGGTATGGGCGGCAATGCCGGTTCGCAGACGATGACGATTACCGTGCGCGCGCTCGCGACGCGCGGCCTCGATATTCACAACGCCCCGCGCATCATCCGGCGCGAAGCAGGTGTAGGGCTGCTGAATGGTATGATCTTCGGCACGTTGATCGGCCTGCTCGCCGGTCTCTGGTTTCAGGACCCGAACATCGGCGGCATCATCGCCACCGCCATGCTGATCAACATGATGGCCGCAGCACTCGCCGGCATCCTCGTTCCGCTGTGCCTGGATCGCTTCGGCGCTGATCCGGCCGTCTCTTCCGCCGTCTTCGTGACGGCCATCACCGACGTCACGGGCTTCTTCAGTTTTCTCGGCATTGCCACTTGGTGGTTCCACGTCACGTAA
- a CDS encoding MerR family transcriptional regulator produces MNKYYSITELTREFGISTRTLRFYEDEGLIHPERRGRTRLFRPADRRLIQEILRGRRIGFTIAEIREIIQVYKDPPGEMGQLRLLMSRVEEKREELRQKRKDIEDTLAELDNVEEACLTRLAEIGVGT; encoded by the coding sequence GTGAATAAATACTATAGCATCACCGAATTGACGCGAGAATTCGGCATTTCCACCCGAACGCTGCGGTTCTATGAGGACGAAGGCCTCATTCATCCCGAACGCCGTGGACGCACTCGGCTGTTCAGGCCGGCGGATCGGCGGTTGATCCAGGAAATTCTGCGTGGCCGGCGCATCGGCTTCACGATTGCCGAGATTCGCGAAATCATCCAGGTCTACAAGGATCCGCCCGGCGAGATGGGCCAGCTTCGGCTGTTGATGAGCCGGGTCGAAGAAAAGCGCGAGGAGCTTCGCCAGAAGCGCAAGGATATCGAGGACACGCTGGCAGAGCTCGACAATGTCGAGGAGGCATGCCTGACGCGGCTAGCGGAGATCGGCGTCGGTACCTGA
- a CDS encoding methyltransferase family protein, with the protein MNAYRAKPLNFPWPALLYGVATLAALVLARYSPIPVAHGHSWFPWISGGTLIIVAIWLDLWAVKTLLDRHTAVMPYRSATCLVTYGPFRFTRNPIYLGYTLMMVGFGLATLNPWFFITAVVAVMLTTLFAIRNEERHLLSRFGFEFERYCRHTSRWI; encoded by the coding sequence ATGAACGCCTATCGTGCCAAGCCGCTGAACTTCCCGTGGCCCGCCCTGCTCTACGGCGTCGCCACGCTCGCGGCCCTCGTTCTGGCGCGATATTCACCCATCCCCGTCGCACACGGACATAGCTGGTTTCCCTGGATCAGCGGCGGCACGCTGATCATCGTCGCCATCTGGCTGGATCTCTGGGCAGTCAAGACCTTGCTCGACCGGCATACGGCCGTCATGCCTTACCGGTCGGCAACCTGCCTCGTCACCTACGGCCCCTTCCGCTTCACACGCAACCCGATCTATCTCGGCTACACGTTGATGATGGTCGGCTTCGGCCTGGCGACGCTCAATCCGTGGTTCTTCATCACCGCAGTCGTAGCGGTGATGCTGACGACCCTCTTTGCCATTCGCAACGAAGAGCGGCATCTGCTGTCGCGCTTCGGCTTCGAGTTCGAGCGTTATTGCCGGCACACCAGCCGCTGGATCTGA
- a CDS encoding heparan-alpha-glucosaminide N-acetyltransferase has protein sequence MSDSNVTSPATQIPAQAAARGRLAFIDVARGVALLAMATYHFVWDLEFFGYVAAGTAGTGGWKIFARLIASSFLFLAGYSLVLGQWPKLRLDAFMRRFAKIAGAAALITIATYFAFPNTFIFFGILHAIAAASVIGLVFLQLPAVVSLLAAAVAIAAPLYLRSPAFDAPWLWWVGLSETLPRSNDYVPLLPWLGPFLLGLAAAKLFHARLVSALANRSSTGAKGKLWMRPLVFGGRHSLAIYLIHQPVLIGLVYLFSLISPPTLPDPKQAYRSNCVAACNQGNPAVPCEAFCGCTLDLLVQQNLFDSLNRGEINVSSDERIARIARQCTMDVQSGD, from the coding sequence ATGTCCGACAGCAATGTGACTTCACCGGCGACACAGATACCGGCTCAAGCTGCCGCACGGGGGCGGCTCGCCTTCATCGACGTCGCACGCGGCGTGGCATTGCTCGCCATGGCGACCTATCACTTCGTCTGGGATCTTGAGTTCTTCGGCTATGTCGCGGCGGGAACCGCCGGCACAGGCGGCTGGAAGATCTTCGCCCGGCTCATCGCCAGCAGTTTCCTGTTTCTCGCCGGCTACAGCCTTGTACTGGGGCAATGGCCGAAGCTTCGCCTCGACGCTTTCATGCGACGCTTTGCCAAAATCGCCGGTGCGGCTGCGCTGATCACCATTGCGACCTATTTCGCGTTCCCGAACACGTTCATCTTCTTCGGCATCCTGCATGCGATCGCTGCCGCAAGCGTGATTGGCCTTGTTTTCCTGCAACTGCCGGCCGTCGTCTCGCTGCTTGCCGCGGCTGTGGCCATCGCCGCGCCCCTTTACCTCCGCTCGCCGGCCTTCGATGCACCCTGGCTCTGGTGGGTCGGGCTGTCCGAAACGCTGCCGCGCTCCAACGACTATGTGCCGCTGCTGCCGTGGCTTGGGCCTTTCCTGCTCGGCCTTGCCGCAGCCAAGCTCTTCCACGCGCGCCTCGTCTCGGCCCTCGCAAACCGTTCATCCACAGGTGCCAAGGGCAAGCTGTGGATGAGGCCTTTGGTCTTCGGCGGCCGTCACAGTCTGGCCATATACCTCATTCACCAGCCCGTGCTCATCGGACTGGTCTATCTCTTCTCGCTGATTTCACCGCCGACATTGCCGGATCCCAAGCAGGCCTACCGCAGTAATTGCGTCGCAGCCTGCAACCAGGGGAACCCGGCCGTGCCGTGCGAGGCCTTCTGCGGCTGTACGCTCGACCTTCTGGTACAACAGAACCTGTTCGACAGCCTGAACAGGGGAGAGATCAACGTCAGCAGCGATGAACGCATTGCGCGAATCGCGCGACAGTGCACAATGGACGTGCAATCAGGGGACTAG
- a CDS encoding DUF599 domain-containing protein gives MTFEDYIALVVFILLWAGFSWATDGTRGFKRVSLTRLMNEHRGRWIRNSLNRDLKMIDTQIIAGLQAGTAFFASTTIFALGGCFALLGATEQAQMIFADMPYVFHGGRTAFELKVGGLTCLFGYSFFKFGWSYRLFNYCSILMGGIPMTADMQRDPQVAEKAAERAIRMNVLAAKHFNAGLRAIFLSIGYLGWFISPYVFVGLTVFVIFVLTRRQFFSEARAALLQDATP, from the coding sequence ATGACCTTCGAAGATTACATAGCGCTTGTCGTGTTTATCCTGCTTTGGGCGGGTTTCAGCTGGGCGACCGACGGCACGCGCGGCTTCAAGCGGGTGAGTCTCACCCGCCTCATGAACGAGCACCGTGGCCGTTGGATCCGCAATTCGCTCAACCGCGACCTGAAGATGATCGATACGCAGATCATCGCGGGGCTGCAGGCCGGCACCGCCTTCTTTGCCTCGACGACGATCTTCGCCCTCGGCGGCTGCTTCGCGCTGCTCGGCGCAACCGAACAGGCGCAAATGATCTTTGCGGATATGCCCTATGTCTTCCATGGCGGCCGGACGGCATTCGAACTGAAGGTCGGCGGTCTTACCTGTCTCTTCGGATACTCCTTCTTCAAGTTCGGGTGGTCCTATCGGCTGTTCAACTATTGCTCGATCCTGATGGGCGGCATTCCGATGACAGCCGACATGCAGCGCGACCCGCAGGTGGCGGAAAAGGCGGCCGAACGGGCGATCCGCATGAACGTGCTGGCCGCCAAGCACTTCAACGCCGGGCTTCGGGCGATTTTCCTGTCGATCGGTTACCTCGGCTGGTTCATCAGCCCCTATGTCTTCGTCGGTCTTACCGTCTTCGTCATCTTCGTGCTGACCCGCAGGCAGTTCTTCTCGGAGGCGCGCGCAGCGCTGCTGCAGGACGCAACACCCTGA